In the Helianthus annuus cultivar XRQ/B chromosome 11, HanXRQr2.0-SUNRISE, whole genome shotgun sequence genome, one interval contains:
- the LOC110918399 gene encoding uncharacterized protein LOC110918399, with protein sequence MANQVEESSSTQQLPLLSLNHVSFICRSVRTSVKFYTDVLGFVLIRRPSSFDFEGAWLFNHGIGIHLLEMESTPAKKAVINPKDNHISFQCTNMDLIIKKLKEMGIEYVTAVVKEGGVEVNQLFFHDPDGYMIEICNCHVLPVLPISSCPLKKSAPVPQVNRVESSFYDETRSKNYFCGEDECLLMDNFLIDMMGISF encoded by the exons ATGGCAAATCAGGTGGAAGAATCTTCTTCAACGCAACAGTTGCCTCTACTATCTCTCAATCACGTCTCATTTATCTGTAGATCTGTTCGTACATCCGTCAAGTTCTACACCGACGTTCTTGGATTCGTTCTCATTCGAAGACCTTCGTCTTTTGATTTCGAAGGCGCTTG GTTGTTCAACCATGGAATTGGAATCCATTTGTTAGAAATGGAGTCAACTCCAGCAAAGAAAGCAGTGATCAATCCCAAAGACAACCACATTTCGTTTCAATGCACAAATATGGATCTCATAATCAAGAAACTTAAGGAAATGGGAATCGAATATGTGACCGCGGTTGTAAAAGAAGGGGGTGTGGAGGTGAACCAGCTCTTCTTCCATGATCCAGATGGTTACATGATTGAGATATGCAATTGCCATGTTCTCCCTGTGCTTCCCATCTCCTCATGCCCCCTCAAGAAGAGCGCGCCCGTTCCACAAGTCAACCGCGTCGAATCCTCCTTCTACG ATGAAACAAGATCCAAGAATTACTTTTGTGGAGAAGATGAGTGCTTATTGATGGACAATTTCTTGATAGATATGATGGGTATCTCTTTCTAA